One genomic segment of Pogoniulus pusillus isolate bPogPus1 chromosome 21, bPogPus1.pri, whole genome shotgun sequence includes these proteins:
- the LOC135184931 gene encoding ovalbumin-related protein X-like, whose amino-acid sequence MGSVSVESADFSFDVFKVLKAQHVNDNIFCCPLSILSTLVMVYLGARGNTRSQMAKVLHFDNGTGIGETTDSQCATPEYIRSSLKDLLLDITKPNASYSLKIADRLYIEKTYPVLPEYLQCVKDFYEAELKEVNFKTAAEEVRRLINSWVEKQTDGQIKDFIVPGSVGLDTALLFVNAVYFKGLWKTSFKKEDTQEVPFNVTEHESKPVQMMCQNSTFRVAEVTSEKMKILEIPYASGELSMLILLPDDISGLEQLENKVSFEKLTEWTSPNVMEKKRVKVYLPRMKFEEKYNLTSVLAALGMSDLFSPLANLSGISSAESLKLSEAIHEAHMEVNEEGTSMSGSEDVLGDIKHSPEIEFRADHPFLFVIRHNPTDSILFLGRYSSP is encoded by the exons ATGGGTTCTGTCAGTGTAGAAAGTGCAGACTTTTCTTTTGATGTATTCAAAGTGCTGAAAGCCCAGCATGTCAACGACAACATCTTTTGTTGTCCCCTGAGCATCCTTTCAACCCTGGTCATGGTCTATCTTGGAGCAAGAGGTAACACTCGATCTCAGATGGCGAAG GTTCTCCACTTTGACAATGGCACAGGAATTGGAGAAACTACTGATTCCCAG TGTGCCACTCCTGAATACATCCGCAGTTCATTGAAGGACCTTCTCTTAGACATCACCAAGCCAAATGCTTCATACTCACTCAAGATTGCTGACAGGCTGTATATTGAAAAAACATACCCTGTTCTTCCG gaaTACTTACAGTGTGTAAAGGATTTCTATGAAGCGGAGCTGAAGGAAGTTAACTTCAAAACAGCTGCAGAGGAAGTAAGGCGGCTTATTAATTCCTGGGTGGAGAAACAGACAGATG GACAAATAAAAGATTTCATTGTGCCGGGATCTGTTGGTCTTGATACTGCACTGCTATTTGTGAATGCTGTGTACTTCAAAGGGCTATGGAAGACCTCATTTAAAAAAGAAGACACTCAGGAAGTACCCTTCAATGTGACAGAG CACGAAAGCAAACCTGTGCAAATGATGTGTCAAAACAGCACTTTCAGAGTGGCAGAGGTGACTTCAGAGAAAATGAAGATCCTGGAGATTCCATATGCCAGTGGAGAGCTGAGCATGTTGATACTGCTGCCTGATGACATTTCTGGCCTGGAGCAG CTTGAGAACAAAGTCAGCTTTGAAAAACTCACAGAGTGGACCAGTCCTAATGTGATGGAAAAGAAGAGAGTCAAAGTGTACCTCCCACGCATGAAGTTTGAAGAAAAATATAACCTGACCTCTGTCTTAGCAGCCTTGGGTATGAGTGACCTGTTCAGCCCCTTGGCCAATCTGTCTGGCATCTCCTCAGCAGAAAGCCTGAAGCTGTCTGAGGCCATCCATGAGGCACACATGGAAGTCAATGAAGAGGGCACCTCTATGTCTGGCTCTGAGGATGTGTTGGGAGACATCAAACATTCCCCTGAGATTGAGTTCAGGGCTGATCACCCTTTCCTTTTCGTGATCAGACACAACCCAACCGACAGCATCCTCTTCCTTGGTAGATACTCTTCTCCCTaa
- the LOC135184935 gene encoding ovalbumin-like, whose protein sequence is MGSIGVASTEFGVDVFKELKVQHVNENILVSPLTIISALSMVYIGSRENTRAQIDKVVPFDKITGFRETIESQCSTSGSFNFSLKDLFSQITKRSDNYSLSFASRLYAEETYPILPEYLQCVKNLYKDGVETISFRRAADEAREIINSWVESQTSGVIKNILQPDSVDHETETVLVNAIYFKGLWEKAFKDEDIQTVPFRMTEQESKPVQMMYRTGSFKVAEVAAEKLKILELPYASGQLSFLVFLPDDASGLEQLEDAITSKKLMEWTSSDIMEEKKVKVYLPRMKIEEKYNLTSVLVALGVTDLFSSSSDLSGISSAESLKISEAVHEAFVEIYGEGSEVAGSTRARTDDASVSEEFKADHPFLFLIKHKPTESILFFGRCFSP, encoded by the exons ATGGGCTCTATTGGTGTAGCAAGCACAGAATTTGGTGTTGATGTATTCAAGGAACTGAAAGTCCAGCATGTCAACGAGAACATCCTGGTCTCCCCTCTGACCATCATTTCAGCTCTCTCCATGGTCTATATAGGTTCAAGAGAAAACACCAGGGCTCAGATAGATAAG GTGGTTCCCTTTGATAAAATCACTGGATTCAGAGAGACTATTGAATCTCAG TGCAGCACATCTGGAAGCTTcaatttttcactgaaagactTGTTCAGCCAAATCACCAAACGAAGTGACAATTATTCACTCAGTTTTGCCAGCAGACTTTATGCTGAAGAGACATACCCAATCCTACCG GAATACTTACAGTGTGTGAAGAACCTGTACAAAGATGGTGTCGAAACTATCAGCTTTCGaagagctgcagatgaggccAGGGAGATCATCAATTCCTGGGTTGAAAGTCAAACAAGTG GAGTGATAAAAAATATCCTTCAACCTGACTCCGTGGATCATGAGACTGAGACTGTCCTTGTCAATGCCATTTACTTCAAAGGACTGTGGGAGAAAGCATTTAAAGATGAAGACATCCAGACTGTGCCTTTCAGAATGACTGAG CAAGAAAGTAAACCTGTGCAGATGATGTATCGGACTGGTTcctttaaagtggcagaggtggCTGCAGAGAAATTGAAGATCCTGGAGCTTCCATATGCCAGTGGGCAGCTGAGCTTTTTAGTCTTTTTGCCTGATGATGCCTCTGGCCTGGAGCAG CTTGAGGATGCAATCACCTCCAAAAAACTCATGGAGTGGACCAGTTCTGATATcatggaagagaagaaagtcAAAGTCTATCTCCCTCGCATGAAGATTGAGGAAAAGTATAACCTCACATCTGTCTTAGTGGCCTTGGGTGTGACTGACCTGTTCAGTTCATCATCAGATCTCTCTGGCATATCTTCAGCAGAGAGCCTGAAGATATCTGAAGCTGTCCATGAGGCATTTGTGGAAATCTATGGAGAAGGCAGTGAAGTGGCAGGCTCAACAAGAGCTAGAACAGATGATGCAAGTGTCTCTGAAGAGTTTAAGGCTGACCACCCTTTCCTCTTCTTGATCAAGCACAAACCAACTGAAAGCATCCTCTTTTTTGGCAGATGTTTTTCCCCTTAA